From Haloglomus litoreum, the proteins below share one genomic window:
- a CDS encoding patatin-like phospholipase family protein: MTDDPLKVAIACQGGGSHTAFTAGALQRLLPEITRERYDVVGFSGTSGGAICALLGWYGHVSPDHAPAALLGEFWKDMEADTPAERYLNDLTVQTARFRAMGFPFPSFSPGQTPAGALAERELRRLLERHVDFANARRLSAQIREQRHEETITPGLLVSAIDVLSGEFRVFRGREMSADAVLASAAEPGLFGAVDVDGRHYWDGLFSKNPPVRDFSTADDIPDPDEVWLIQINPSERSTVPTSQEGIADRRNELSGNTSLEQEVQFIEQVNEWVDAGYLPERHTHTDIRRVRFEEELAWSTKLDRSPAFLEALFRTGRERADAFLGDRRA; this comes from the coding sequence ATGACCGACGACCCGCTGAAGGTCGCCATCGCCTGCCAGGGCGGGGGGAGCCACACCGCCTTCACCGCCGGAGCGCTCCAGCGACTCCTCCCCGAGATCACCCGCGAACGGTACGACGTCGTCGGATTCTCGGGCACCTCCGGCGGCGCTATCTGCGCGCTGCTGGGGTGGTACGGCCACGTGAGCCCGGACCACGCGCCGGCGGCGCTGCTCGGGGAGTTCTGGAAGGATATGGAGGCCGATACCCCCGCGGAACGGTACCTCAACGACCTGACCGTCCAGACCGCCCGCTTCCGGGCGATGGGCTTCCCGTTCCCGTCGTTCAGCCCGGGCCAGACCCCGGCCGGCGCCCTGGCCGAGCGTGAGCTCCGGCGGCTACTCGAGCGCCACGTCGACTTCGCGAACGCGCGGCGGCTGAGCGCCCAGATACGCGAGCAGCGCCACGAGGAGACCATCACACCAGGGCTACTGGTCAGCGCCATCGACGTACTGAGCGGTGAGTTCCGGGTCTTCCGGGGCCGCGAGATGAGCGCCGACGCGGTGCTGGCGAGTGCCGCCGAACCCGGCCTGTTCGGCGCCGTCGACGTCGACGGCCGCCACTACTGGGACGGGCTGTTCTCGAAGAACCCGCCGGTCCGTGACTTCTCGACTGCCGACGACATCCCCGACCCGGACGAGGTGTGGCTCATCCAGATCAACCCCTCCGAGCGGTCGACGGTGCCGACCTCGCAGGAGGGTATCGCCGACCGTCGCAACGAGCTCAGCGGCAACACCTCGCTGGAGCAGGAGGTCCAGTTCATCGAGCAGGTCAACGAGTGGGTCGACGCGGGCTACCTCCCCGAGCGGCACACCCACACGGACATCCGGCGGGTCCGCTTCGAGGAGGAGCTGGCGTGGTCGACGAAGCTGGACCGGTCGCCGGCGTTCCTCGAGGCGCTGTTCCGCACCGGGCGCGAACGAGCCGACGCCTTCCTCGGCGACCGGCGGGCGTAG
- a CDS encoding SDR family NAD(P)-dependent oxidoreductase encodes MTVDEAMEKYGPSEITRGDLLELDDPNYASENVALVTGGGAGIGRATALAFAANGLTVVATDRDEAGLAEVQERAADLDLPGTVETVAGNLADDTDLERIVDEAAGHGNLRYLANIAGIQTVAPIESFPVEKYDLMHDVMQRAPLLLTKHCLPHFRANDDGRGVVGNMCSVHGHIVTRDKVAYNTTKFGLRGLTQSIAAEGEGTVRAFTVSTAYVKTGLVAKQLPDTADRRGLTVDEVVEQVMLERTRVKEMMEPYEVANLYVMGCSHHSKHLNGGDMTHEGGMSLTY; translated from the coding sequence ATGACCGTCGATGAGGCGATGGAGAAGTACGGACCCAGCGAGATCACTCGTGGTGACCTGCTGGAACTGGACGACCCGAACTACGCATCGGAGAACGTCGCGCTCGTGACCGGCGGCGGCGCCGGCATCGGGCGAGCGACCGCGCTCGCGTTCGCGGCCAACGGACTGACGGTCGTCGCGACCGACCGCGACGAGGCCGGACTCGCGGAGGTCCAGGAGCGGGCCGCCGACCTCGACCTCCCCGGCACGGTCGAGACCGTCGCGGGCAACCTCGCGGACGACACGGACCTCGAGCGCATCGTCGACGAGGCCGCCGGGCACGGGAACCTCCGCTACCTCGCGAACATCGCCGGCATCCAGACGGTCGCGCCCATCGAGTCGTTCCCGGTCGAGAAGTACGACCTGATGCACGACGTGATGCAGCGCGCACCGCTGCTGCTGACGAAACACTGCCTGCCACACTTCCGCGCGAACGACGACGGCCGCGGCGTCGTCGGCAACATGTGCTCGGTCCACGGCCACATCGTCACCCGGGACAAGGTGGCGTACAACACGACCAAGTTCGGGCTCCGCGGGCTCACCCAGTCCATCGCCGCCGAGGGCGAGGGGACGGTCCGGGCGTTCACGGTCTCGACGGCGTACGTCAAGACCGGGCTGGTCGCGAAGCAACTGCCCGACACCGCCGACCGCCGCGGACTGACCGTCGACGAGGTCGTCGAACAGGTGATGCTCGAACGCACCCGCGTCAAGGAGATGATGGAGCCCTACGAGGTGGCGAACCTCTACGTGATGGGCTGTTCGCACCACAGCAAGCATCTCAACGGTGGCGACATGACCCACGAGGGCGGGATGAGCCTCACGTACTGA
- a CDS encoding YegP family protein, whose amino-acid sequence MASYEVYEDKAGEYRWRLTSGNDIIADSSEGYSSKSSAKEAVERIQRDAPTASVLEIGTPHFEVFEDKAGEYRWRLLSKNGRIIADSGEGYSSKSGARRALENVQSDASADIE is encoded by the coding sequence ATGGCATCCTACGAAGTCTACGAGGACAAGGCCGGCGAGTATCGGTGGCGACTGACATCCGGGAACGACATCATCGCGGACAGCAGCGAGGGCTACTCCTCGAAGAGTAGCGCGAAGGAGGCCGTCGAGCGCATCCAGCGCGACGCGCCGACCGCGAGCGTGCTGGAGATCGGGACGCCGCACTTCGAGGTGTTCGAGGACAAGGCCGGTGAGTACCGCTGGCGGCTGCTCTCGAAGAACGGTCGCATCATCGCGGACAGTGGCGAGGGCTACTCCTCGAAAAGTGGCGCCCGACGGGCGCTGGAGAACGTCCAGTCGGACGCCAGCGCCGACATCGAGTAG